The sequence below is a genomic window from Actinokineospora baliensis.
GGAAGCGGTGGCCAACGGGTTGGCGACGTTCCGCCTCTCACTGCTGGACGGCCGGTGGTCGGCCACCGCCGGGGCGTCGTTGCGCACCTACTTCGCCGGGAGTTGCGTGCGGGCCTTCCCGAACGTGCTGCGGGCGTGGACCCGGGAGCGACAACGGTGGATCCAGGCCGAACGCGTCTGGGCCTGGGCTGATCGGGACGTGCCGGTAGAGGCCTTCGCCGAGACCGACGCCGTGCACGAGCTCGAGGCGATGCTGGCTGACAGCCCGGAACGCACGAAGGCGGTGATGCGCTTGAGCTTCGAGGGGTACGCGGTTGCAGAGATAGCCGAAACGTTGGCGATGACCCCCGCGGCCGTCAGCGCTGTCCTGCACCGGAGTCGGACCAAGGCCCGCGAGGCCGGTCTGCTGGCAGCGCGGAGCAGCCGATGAACAACCGGGAGCACCCCATCGACTACGTGTCCTTCACCAACCTGATCGAGCGTTCCTCTCTGGGCACCGACGGCGCGCGGGACCTGCGTTCCCGCACCACCACCGGCGCCGCGCTGCGCGCGACGACCTCGGCGGAGCGCCACTTCCACCGGGCCGACTCGTCGCGACCGTGGCTGGGACTGGAAGGTACGGCGCGGCACGAGGCGTGCGTTGACGCTGCGAAGAGCGGTGTCCGAGGCGCGTTGGACGTTCTCGTCGCTGAGCTGACTCCGTTGACGTGGCACATCGCGCGCGGCCATGGCCTCAACCGGGAATCCGCCGAGGCGGTTGTCCAAGCCGTGTGGTTGACGCTGCTACGCCACATCAAGGATGTCCAGGACTCGCGCGCGGTTGTCGGTTGGTTGATCACCACCACGCGCCGGGAGGCAACCCGCTACCGACGTGAGCACCCCGACACCTGGGCCGAGGAACCCACGACACTCTCGCCTCTGGCCGACCGGGACAGCAGGCTGTGGCACGCGTTCCACCAGCTCCCGACACGGTGCCAGGAACTGCTGCGCCTCACCGTGCTCGCGGGCCGGACCGAGTACGCCGCCGTCGCCGAGGTCCTCAACATCCCCCAAGGGGAAGTCGGACCCACCCGCGGCCGATGCCTGGCCAGGCTGCGGGAACTGTACGCCGAATCCGACCCCGCCGCGCCTGTCGCGCAACCCACCCTGTTCTCGGCCCTGAGCACCACGCTCGACGACGCTGACCCAATACCCGGCCACCTGATCCCGCACCTGACCGGCTGACCCACCCGCGCTCTCGTCCGGCGGACTCCACCGGGCGACAGCGCGGGTCCAGGATCGCGGTGGTTCGGTGTCGACATTTGCCACAGCTAGGACAACTGTCCTACTATCGGGATGTGTCACAGTGGACCGGAGGTGTTGTGTGGACACGAGGGAGCGGATCGTCGACACCGCGGATCGGCTGTTCTACGAGCAGGGGTACGCGCACACGTCGTTCGCGTCGATCGCGATGGCGGTCGGTATCTCGCGCGGCAACTTCTACCACCACTTCAAGACCAAGGACGACATCCTCGCCGAGGTCATCAAGGTTCGCCTGGCCCGCACTCGCGACATGGTGGCGGGCTGGGCCGCGGACGAGACCAACCCGCTGGACCGCATCCGCCGGTTCGTCGAGATCGTCCTCGTCAACCGCACCGACATCGAGAACTACGGCTGTCCGGTCGGGACGCTCACCGCCGAACTCGCCAAACTCGACCACCCCGCCCGTGAGCACGCCGTCGCCGTGTTCGGCGTCTTTCGCGACTGGCTCCGCGAACAGTTCGAGGCACTGGGCCAACCCGATGCCGACGGCTTGGCGTTGCACGTCCTGACCTTCAGTCAAGGCGTTGCCGCCCTGTCCAACGCCTTCCACGACCGCGCGCATGTCGATCGTGAAGTCGCCCGCATGTCCCGTTGGCTGGCGCAGTTCACGCCACAATAGAAGGAATCCCCGTGTACGTCATCCTGCTTCGTCTCTCCGACAACAAGTCCCAGGCGCCCCAACACATGGCGGCCCACCAAGACTGGATCCGCCAAGGCTTCGACGACGGCGTCTTCCTCCTCGTCGGTGGACTCCGCTCAGGCGAAGGCGGCACCGTGCTCGCCACAGGTGTCACGGTTGACCAGGTCCAGTCCCGCGTCGCCGAGGATCCCTTTGTGGCCCACGGTGTGGTCACCCCCGAGATCATCGCCATCGACCCGGCTCGCACTGATCCCCGCCTTGCCTTCCTCGCCACCTGACCAGGCGTCTCATCTCCATCACGCCTCCCGTGCTTCCCCGCCGAGGTGACCACCGAGTGGGGTGAGGTGCGACCAGACCTCGGTCAACGCGGCGAAGCGCAGCTCGGGGAGCCGGTTGAGGGCGGCGAAGACCTCCCGTCGGGCGGCGCAGCCGAGTGCCGCGTTGAGCAGGTCCGACTTGGTGGCGGCGCCGCGGAGGAACGCGTCGCCCACGCAGTCGCGCAGCTCCGCGAAGGTCGGTTCCACCCACACCGCCGCGTGGTCGTGGCCGGGTGTGCGTTGGGTCGGCAGGTGGGTGGGGAGTTCGCCGAGGATGTTGTGCACCTGTTCCTCCGCTGATTGGCGTCAAGGTCAGCGCTATCCTCGATATGCGGTGTTGCGCTTGCCCACGACACCGGTTTGCGATCGTGTGACGATCAAGGGACCGGGATCACGCGCCGGGAATGGTGTGAGCAGGCGGATGAGTTCTTGGCCGAGTCGGTCCGTTGTTCGACGGCTGCTACGTCCGCACAGCCTCGCCCAAGGTCAGGGACGTGCGCCGAACGCCAGCACCGGCTCGACTTCGAGGGCTGCGACCTCCTCATCCGCCTGCCACGACACGATGTCTATCGGATGGCCGGGGACCGGCGCCAGGCCCGGCGAGGCCGATCGGGCTATCGTCATCAACTCGTCAAACTCCACGTTGGCCGCGCTACTTCGTCTTGGCCTGAACGCCCGGGATCGTGGCCAGGCACGCCCAGGCGTCCCTGGCCGACTTGAACTTGCGTTGCGGGAGCAGGCTCAGCGCGGCGAGGACCTCGGGGGAAGCGCGCCGGAACCTGGCTGCCGCGAGGAGGTCCGAAGTGGACGCGGGCAGCCCGGTGAACGCGGCTTGCACGGCCGTGCTGAACTCCGCGCGGTCGAGGTCGATGCTGACGAACGGTTGGCTGATCTCCATGCGTCCCCTCCGCTCGGGCAGGCGGGCAGCGCCACCAGGCCGTTCTACCGCCCGCCCACCACGCCCGCCATCCGTTCCCCGCTGCTCGCGCGTTTCGTCATGAACTCGTCAAGTCCGGTCCGCGTCGTCACACGATCGCATAACAAGCGCTTCGCCCAGCTCAACAGTGCGCGGTCACGATGGTGGTCATGTCCGGTAAGACGATCCACGCGGCCCTGGCCAGGGAAGCGCTCCTGCTCCGGCCGCGGACCGAACCCGACGAGATCCGGGGCCTGTGGCCGCTGGTGGTGGTCGCCGTCGAGGACGAGCACGAGGTGGCCCTCGCCGTGGAGCACCGGTTGTGCGCCGACGAGACCGCTGTGGTGCTCCTCGACGGGGAGGGCCACTGGTCGGTCCTCGGCGACGGCCCGCTGCTGGGACTGCGCATCGCCATTCCCAGCGCGGACGAGGTGGTGAAGATCGTCGTCCCCGCCGCCCCGCTGCGCGACGAACTCGGCCTGCTGGCGGCCGGACCGACGGTGGGCCTGACCACCGTGAGCCGCGCCCGCGCGCTGCGTGACGGCGTCGACACCCGGACCGCCCTGCGGTCGCTGGTCCTGGTCCGCAGCCGCCCGGCGCCGGAACTGGCCGCGCTCGCGTACGCGGTGGCGTCATGACCGCGCCCAGGACCCGGACCCGACCGTTGGGACCGCAGCTGACCGGTGTGGTCAGCGGCGTGGTGCTCTCGGTCGGGTGCTGGCTGGTGCTCCAGTCCGGGAACGCCGACTACGGCACGGTGTCCGGGTTCGACGCTCCGTGGAACGACCGCATCGCCGGGGTGCTCGCGGTAGGTCTGGGGGTCGCGCGCGCTTCGCGCCGGGTCACGCTCACCGTGGCGACGTCGGCCGGGCTGGCTCTCGGGTGTTGGCTGCTGCTCTCACCGCTGATGGTCGACTACGGCTTCGGCGTCGACTCCTTCCAGGCCACCGGGACCACCGTTCTCGCCGGAGCCCTCGTCGCGGGGCTGAGCGTCGTGGACCACCTCCGAGAAACGGACAGATGACCTACGGCCGCCCCAGTGCCACCCCCGCCGCCTCGGCCAGCGCGCTCGCATTCCTGTTCGGGCTCTGGTTGATCACGGCTCCGCTGATCCCGGTACCAGGCGCTGTCGCCACCGCGGTCAGTGACTCGGTGGCAGGCTCGGTGATCGTGCTGTTGTCGTTGGTGCGGTTCGCGTTCCCCCGCTCGTGGCCGTGGCTCAGCCTCTTGGCGGCCATCGCCGGTCTGTGGATTCTCCTGTCGCGGGCGTGGTGGGCAGCTGAGCCCGTGGTGACGGTCACCGGGGTCCTGTGTGGTCTTGCGGTTCTCCTGCTCTCCGCGGCTAGTGCGACGCTGACGTTGCGCTTGGACCGACCGGTAGGACGACGGTGAACCTGGCTCCGCCCTCGGCTCCGGGGCCGCAGGTGACCGTGCCGCGGTGGGCGTGCACGGTCTCGGCCACCAGGGCGAGCCCGAGGCCGGTGCCCGCGGTGGAGCCCCTGCTCGCGCGCCCGGTGGCAAACCGCTCGAAGACCCGCTCGCGGTCCTCCTCGGCGACGCCCGGCCCGTGGTCGTCGACCTCGACGACCACCGCGTCCCCGGCGGCGTGGACCCGGACGGCGGTGAGCCCGCCCGCGTGGCGGTCGGCGTTGTCGACGAGGTTGCCGAACGCGCGGACCAAAGCGAGCTTGCGGCCGGGAACGACCCCCTCGGTATCGGCGGTCAGCAGCTCGTCCGGGTAGCCCCGCGAAGAGAGCACGTGCCGCACCAGCTCGGTCAGCGACAGCGGCTCGAAGTCGTCGTGGTGCAGGCCCGCCTCGGCGCGGGCGAGGTCGAGCAGGTCGTCGAGCATCCGGCGCAGGTGGTCCAGCTCCGAGGCGACCAGGGCGAGTGCTCGACGGGGGCGTTCGGGCAGTTCGTCGGCGTGCCTGGTCATGACCTCGACGCTGGTGACCAGGGTGGTCAGCGGAGTGCGCAGCTCGTGGCTGACGTCGCCGACGAAGCGCTGCTCGCGGGCGATGCGCTGGCGCAGCGAGTCGACCATGGTGTTGAACGAGGTCACGATCGGTTCCAGGTCGGCGTCGCCGTCCTGGGGCAGGCGGGACTCCAGATTGCCCTCGACGATGCTCGCCGCCGTGCTCGCCAGCGGCTTGAGCGGGCGCAGCGCCCGTCTACTGGCCCAGGCGCCCAGCAGCGCGGCGCCGACGGTCGCGGCGGCCGCACACGCGGCGAGGACGACGCCCAGGGTGCGGATGGTTGACCGCAGCTCGATCACCGGCGCGTACTCGTAGAACGCGCCCCCGCCGCGCAGCGGGATGCCGACGACCAGGTACGGGGTGTCACGGATGGTCATCGGCGCCACTCCGGGTGAGCCCGCGGTGACCTCGGTGCGGACCTGGTCGGGCGGCAGGTCCGCTGGCGCGCTGTCCCCGTTGCTCACCCACTCGCCGTCCCAGTACAGCAGCACGCGGGCGCTCGCAGGCGGGTCGAGGGCGGTGAGCGCGGCCTCCGGCGTCATGCCCGCGGCGAGGTGGCGGCCGATGGTGTCGGCATCCCCGCTCGCGATCCGCTGGGCAGAGCGTTCACGCTGGTCGGTGAGGTACCCGCGGCTGATGGTGAACACCGACACCGCGAGCAACACCGACACCAGGGCAGCGCCGACCGCGAAGCTCAGCATCACCCGACCGCGCAGGCCGAGTCGGCGCCCGGTGGGCCTAGCGGACATCGAGGCGGTAGCCGAGCCCACGCACCGTCACCACGGTCCGGGGGTTCGACGCGTCCTGCTCGACCTTGGTGCGCAACCGTCGCACGTGGACGTCGACAATGCGCTCGTCACCGAAGAAACCCCGGTCCCACACCCGCTCCAGCAACGCCTGCCTGCTCAACACCCGACCCGGCACGCTCGCCAACTCGCACAGCAACCGGAACTCCGTCAGCGTCAGGTGCACCACCCGCTCACCCCGACGCACCTGCCCCGCCGCCTCGGCCAGCACCAACGGCTCGCCGAGCTCGGAATCGAGCACCACCTCCGCGGGCACGTCGGCGGGCTGCCCGGCGGTCGCCCGCCTGCGCAGCGCGCGCAACCTGGCGGTGATCTCCTTGATCTGGAACGGCTTCGTGACGTAGTCGTCGGCCCCCGCCTCCAGCGCCGCCACCACGTCGTGGGTGTCGACCCGGGCGCTGACCACGACGATCGGCACGTCGCTGTGCTGGCGGACGCCGCGGATGCAGCTGAACCCGTCCATCCCGCCGAGCATCAGGTCCACGATCATCATGTCCGGCGCCCCGGACCGCGACAGCGAGTCCAGCGCGTCCTCCGCGCTGGGCGCCTCCGCGACCCGGTAGCCCTCGTCCTCCAGCGCCAGCCGCAACGACTGGCGCACCCGGTCGTCGTCCTCCACGATCAACACCGACAGGCTCACCCCGGCCATGCTGCCAGGGGAATCGCCACGGGGCCGGTCGACCACGCGCCCGTCACACGATCGCAAAGCCTCAGACCGGGCCCCGCCCCGCCCGAGCCGCCGTCACCCCGAGTGCCCGCGCTCGAGCCCCGGCTCGGCCGAGGTCTCGGCGGAGATGCGGTCCTACTCGTGCCGCTGGTTCATCCTCGATCTTCTTCCTCCGGCTCCTCGTGGCCGGTGACGATGGCGACCGGGCACGGCGCGCGGTGGGCGACCGCCTGGCTCACCGAGCCCAGCACGAGCCTGGTCGCCGCGCCCCGACCATGCCCGCCGACCACGAGCAACAACGCCCCGGTCGCCGCCTCCACCAGCGCGTCGGCTGGCCGGTCGACCTCGTGGACGACCTCGACCGGCACATCCGGATAGAGGGGAGCCACCGCGCCAACCCGGTCGTCGATCATCCGCCGCGCGGCCTCCGACGGCCGGTCGTCACCCATCCCGGAGAACAGGGACACCACGAGGTGATCGAGCGGGCGATCCGACCACGCGTGCACGGCCACCAGCCTCGCGCCGTGCTCCGCCGCGTGCCGGAACCCGAACTCCAACGCCCGCCTGCTCTCCGGCGACCCGTCGACACCCACCACCACATGACCCCCGGTGGCCTCAGCCGGACCACGCACCACCACGACCGGGGTGCGCGCCGCACCGAGCACCCCGGACGTGGTCGACCCCAGCACCGCGCTCACGACCGCCCCGTGCCGAGAACTGCCGACGACCAGCATGTGCGCCGAGTTCGCCGTCGCCCACGCGCTCAACCGCAACGCGGGCGGACCGTCGTCGAGCACGGTGTGCACATCGACACCGGGACCGGCCGCACGGGCGCGCCGCGCGGACGCGGCCAGGGACTCACCCGCAGCGTGGCGCAACACCTCGTTGTCGAACCCGAAGTCGGTGGTCACCATCACCGGATAGCCGCTGACCGGCCACGAGGTCTCCACCACCCGCACCAGGACCACAGGCCACCGGTGCCGCGCCGCCTCAGCCACCGCCCAGTCGACAGCGGCATCCGACGCCTCCGACCCGTCCACGCCCACCACCACGGCGGCGGGCACCTGGTCGGGAGCGAGGGACACGACCTCGGTGGAATCGATTTCAGCCATACCGGGGACATACCCGTCCACCGCCAGGACAAGCGCCTTCCGGTGTTGCGGTTGGTTGACGACCGGCAAATGTTGGTGACTCAGATGGAACCGCGTTGGACGAGCAGTTCGCGGACGTGAGCGGTTCCCGGGATCGAGCCCAGTCGCACGGTGATGTCAGCAGCACTGCGATCAATCCGTGTCGAGTGCACACCTTCAGCGATACCCGCGAACTCGGTCCACGCGCCCACAGCGCCGTCGACATCGCCGCGGCGGAATCGGATACCGCCAAGGTCGGCCAAGACCATGGCCCGAGTGCGGCGGCGGTCGAGGCCGAGGGAGAGCGCTTGGCCGATGTGTTCCTCGGCGGCGACCATGTCTCCCATGCGGGCGTGGACCAGTGCCGCTTCGTGGGCCCATCGGCCTGGACTGTAGTGACCAGCCCAGCTGCTACCCGGTGTGGTCGCCGCGCGGTCCATGGCGCTTTCGGCCACTGACAGTCGGGCACGGGCGGTCGCGAAGTCGCTGTCTGCTGCCGCCGCACGCGCGTGAGTGGTGGCGTAGTAGGCCCGCGCCTTCGGCTCGTCGAGATGGCGTCCTGTGTGGTCGGCTGCATCGGCGAAGCAAAGCGCCGTACCCGTGTAGCCGAGGTCGAGGGCTTGGTCGGCGAGTCCGCGAAGTGAGGTAGCGGCCACTTCCTGTGCGCCTGCCTCAGTCGCCAAGCAGTAGCTGTGGAGATAGTACCGTTGCGCGATGCCGTTCTCGCCTGCGTCACGCGCCATCCACCCGGCTAGGTGCACCAAATTCTGCGGTCGCGGTAACCAGTGCACGCCCGGTGGCCTCGGTGTAGGTACCCTCCAACCAGCGCCCGACGTCATCGACCAGGTAGCGCACAACCAGGTGGCGCGCGTGCGCGCCTCCTAGTTCCGACGCGGCGTCCCCCAGGGCCGTGGTCATCGTGCGGATCGCTGCGACCTCTCCGGCACCCACCCGAATACCCCTGTGCGAGCTACTCGGCGCGTGATCGCTTGCAGGTCAACAGGCGCGAACGCAGCAGCCGCTACGCTCGCCGCAGCCGACGTGAGGAACATGCGACGGTCCACGTCCGCGCCTCCTAGCTTTAT
It includes:
- a CDS encoding sensor histidine kinase, producing MGSATASMSARPTGRRLGLRGRVMLSFAVGAALVSVLLAVSVFTISRGYLTDQRERSAQRIASGDADTIGRHLAAGMTPEAALTALDPPASARVLLYWDGEWVSNGDSAPADLPPDQVRTEVTAGSPGVAPMTIRDTPYLVVGIPLRGGGAFYEYAPVIELRSTIRTLGVVLAACAAAATVGAALLGAWASRRALRPLKPLASTAASIVEGNLESRLPQDGDADLEPIVTSFNTMVDSLRQRIAREQRFVGDVSHELRTPLTTLVTSVEVMTRHADELPERPRRALALVASELDHLRRMLDDLLDLARAEAGLHHDDFEPLSLTELVRHVLSSRGYPDELLTADTEGVVPGRKLALVRAFGNLVDNADRHAGGLTAVRVHAAGDAVVVEVDDHGPGVAEEDRERVFERFATGRASRGSTAGTGLGLALVAETVHAHRGTVTCGPGAEGGARFTVVLPVGPSATSASH
- a CDS encoding response regulator transcription factor — translated: MAGVSLSVLIVEDDDRVRQSLRLALEDEGYRVAEAPSAEDALDSLSRSGAPDMMIVDLMLGGMDGFSCIRGVRQHSDVPIVVVSARVDTHDVVAALEAGADDYVTKPFQIKEITARLRALRRRATAGQPADVPAEVVLDSELGEPLVLAEAAGQVRRGERVVHLTLTEFRLLCELASVPGRVLSRQALLERVWDRGFFGDERIVDVHVRRLRTKVEQDASNPRTVVTVRGLGYRLDVR
- a CDS encoding DUF2795 domain-containing protein, whose translation is MEISQPFVSIDLDRAEFSTAVQAAFTGLPASTSDLLAAARFRRASPEVLAALSLLPQRKFKSARDAWACLATIPGVQAKTK
- a CDS encoding RNA polymerase sigma factor, which codes for MTGTEPEVSLDDTQSDCRREADAELCAVLAAERFSGPLWEHYAEELARYGCAVLSAWLRTGLIAAACRRHGRPVALPTDWTADDQWEIVLEAVANGLATFRLSLLDGRWSATAGASLRTYFAGSCVRAFPNVLRAWTRERQRWIQAERVWAWADRDVPVEAFAETDAVHELEAMLADSPERTKAVMRLSFEGYAVAEIAETLAMTPAAVSAVLHRSRTKAREAGLLAARSSR
- a CDS encoding TetR/AcrR family transcriptional regulator, yielding MDTRERIVDTADRLFYEQGYAHTSFASIAMAVGISRGNFYHHFKTKDDILAEVIKVRLARTRDMVAGWAADETNPLDRIRRFVEIVLVNRTDIENYGCPVGTLTAELAKLDHPAREHAVAVFGVFRDWLREQFEALGQPDADGLALHVLTFSQGVAALSNAFHDRAHVDREVARMSRWLAQFTPQ
- a CDS encoding SPW repeat domain-containing protein, yielding MTAPRTRTRPLGPQLTGVVSGVVLSVGCWLVLQSGNADYGTVSGFDAPWNDRIAGVLAVGLGVARASRRVTLTVATSAGLALGCWLLLSPLMVDYGFGVDSFQATGTTVLAGALVAGLSVVDHLRETDR
- a CDS encoding universal stress protein, whose amino-acid sequence is MAEIDSTEVVSLAPDQVPAAVVVGVDGSEASDAAVDWAVAEAARHRWPVVLVRVVETSWPVSGYPVMVTTDFGFDNEVLRHAAGESLAASARRARAAGPGVDVHTVLDDGPPALRLSAWATANSAHMLVVGSSRHGAVVSAVLGSTTSGVLGAARTPVVVVRGPAEATGGHVVVGVDGSPESRRALEFGFRHAAEHGARLVAVHAWSDRPLDHLVVSLFSGMGDDRPSEAARRMIDDRVGAVAPLYPDVPVEVVHEVDRPADALVEAATGALLLVVGGHGRGAATRLVLGSVSQAVAHRAPCPVAIVTGHEEPEEEDRG
- a CDS encoding YciI family protein, translated to MYVILLRLSDNKSQAPQHMAAHQDWIRQGFDDGVFLLVGGLRSGEGGTVLATGVTVDQVQSRVAEDPFVAHGVVTPEIIAIDPARTDPRLAFLAT